A single region of the Gemmatimonadaceae bacterium genome encodes:
- a CDS encoding PhoH family protein has product MSDEPVVQRLNTEGADMLTLAGVNDENLVELAKQSGAKIGLRGDTLTLTGTQEAVNRASPIAQRMIDTAKQQMPLTSDDVLRMSYEAPRDSNGAEDSMRIVLPGVRKVIQPKTSGQAEYLKLILANDIVVGIGPAGTGKTYLAVAAAVDALARKRVRRIILARPAVEAGESLGFLPGDLQAKVDPYLRPLYDALDEMMPPERVQKALETRVIEIAPLAYMRGRTLGDAFVILDEAQNATNAQMKMFLTRLGVNSKAVITGDKTQIDLPKREESGLVQIERILQGIEGIGFQYMTESDVVRHRLVRQIIRAYAEDAGI; this is encoded by the coding sequence TTGAGCGACGAACCAGTAGTCCAGCGCCTCAATACCGAAGGGGCAGACATGCTTACGCTCGCGGGGGTGAATGACGAGAACCTCGTCGAGCTCGCGAAGCAATCGGGTGCGAAGATCGGTCTGCGCGGAGATACGCTGACGCTGACCGGAACACAGGAAGCGGTCAATCGTGCATCGCCAATCGCGCAGCGAATGATCGATACGGCCAAGCAGCAGATGCCGCTGACCTCGGACGACGTGCTCCGCATGAGCTACGAGGCACCGCGGGATTCGAACGGCGCGGAAGACAGCATGCGCATCGTTCTCCCCGGCGTGCGGAAGGTGATTCAGCCGAAGACGAGCGGGCAGGCGGAATACCTGAAGCTCATTCTCGCCAACGACATTGTCGTTGGCATCGGGCCGGCGGGAACCGGAAAGACTTACCTCGCCGTTGCGGCCGCAGTCGACGCTCTCGCCCGCAAGCGCGTGCGCCGGATAATCCTCGCGCGTCCCGCTGTCGAAGCAGGGGAGAGTCTGGGGTTTCTTCCAGGAGATCTGCAGGCGAAGGTCGATCCCTACCTGCGGCCGCTCTACGACGCGCTCGATGAGATGATGCCGCCCGAGCGGGTACAGAAGGCACTCGAGACGCGTGTGATCGAGATTGCCCCCCTCGCATACATGCGTGGGCGAACGCTCGGCGACGCGTTCGTCATTCTGGATGAGGCCCAGAACGCGACCAACGCGCAGATGAAAATGTTTCTGACGCGACTTGGCGTGAACTCGAAGGCCGTCATCACCGGCGACAAGACACAAATCGATCTTCCAAAACGGGAGGAGTCGGGGCTCGTGCAGATCGAGCGGATCCTCCAGGGAATCGAAGGAATAGGTTTTCAATACATGACCGAGTCCGACGTCGTACGGCACCGACTTGTGCGCCAGATAATTCGGGCGTACGCGGAAGACGCCGGAATCTGA
- the ybeY gene encoding rRNA maturation RNase YbeY, which yields MSNAKVREIVKATLEAERVRDALVSVAFVGTGTISRLNRNYLSRSGPTDVIAFGLERGGSTPVIGDIYICPPVAERNARRLRMPVKRELARLVVHGTLHVLGLDHPEDETRVSSAMWRKQEKILDSID from the coding sequence ATGTCCAATGCCAAAGTTCGAGAGATCGTTAAGGCGACACTCGAAGCCGAGCGCGTTCGCGATGCGCTTGTCTCCGTCGCCTTCGTTGGTACGGGCACGATCTCGCGACTCAACAGGAACTACCTGTCACGGAGCGGTCCCACGGATGTGATCGCATTCGGGCTCGAGCGCGGCGGCTCGACTCCGGTCATAGGCGATATCTACATTTGCCCGCCAGTTGCGGAGCGAAACGCACGCCGACTCCGGATGCCCGTTAAGCGGGAGCTGGCGCGGCTCGTAGTCCACGGTACGCTTCACGTTCTGGGGCTCGATCACCCCGAAGACGAGACTCGCGTCTCGTCCGCCATGTGGAGAAAACAGGAAAAGATTCTTGACTCCATCGACTGA
- the meaB gene encoding methylmalonyl Co-A mutase-associated GTPase MeaB: MTPSTERLLTDFAAGRTAALARVVSIVENRRPDADDVLASLHPKLGRGRRIGITGPPGAGKSTITTLVARDYRQAGQKVGIVCVDPTSPFTGGALLGDRVRMEQVALDKDVFIRSMATRGSLGGLAATTREIADVFDAFGFDRIIIETVGVGQSELDVARTADSTVVVLVPESGDSIQTLKAGVMEIADIFVVNKSDRPGADRLRNDVELMLGLRRGVSYGNLPAHHGVDVRRLTNPARVAREAAADASAVEWTLPVLRAVAAKDEGITELVTALDRHFEYLQKSGALVERRRRRLMERVVDAVERRMHQRLWRDGEANEWIGARIPQLESGATTPYSVADELLAEHGHLVTRTDD, encoded by the coding sequence TTGACTCCATCGACTGAAAGGCTTCTCACGGATTTCGCCGCAGGTCGCACGGCTGCGCTCGCGCGCGTAGTCAGCATCGTCGAGAACCGTCGGCCGGACGCGGATGACGTTCTTGCGTCACTCCATCCGAAATTAGGTCGGGGGAGGCGCATCGGGATCACCGGGCCGCCGGGGGCGGGGAAGAGCACGATCACGACGCTCGTCGCACGCGATTACAGGCAGGCGGGTCAGAAGGTCGGCATCGTGTGCGTTGATCCGACCTCTCCTTTCACCGGCGGCGCACTGCTCGGGGATCGCGTGCGCATGGAGCAGGTTGCACTCGACAAGGATGTGTTCATCCGGTCGATGGCGACGCGCGGCTCACTTGGGGGACTCGCTGCAACAACGCGCGAGATCGCCGATGTCTTCGACGCATTCGGCTTCGACCGGATAATCATCGAAACGGTGGGAGTCGGGCAATCCGAGCTCGATGTAGCGCGTACTGCCGACTCGACCGTTGTCGTGCTCGTTCCGGAATCCGGGGACTCCATTCAGACGCTCAAGGCCGGCGTGATGGAGATCGCGGACATCTTTGTCGTCAACAAATCCGACAGGCCGGGCGCCGACCGTCTCCGGAACGACGTCGAGCTGATGCTCGGACTTCGCCGCGGCGTCAGTTATGGAAATCTTCCGGCGCATCACGGCGTTGATGTCAGGCGACTCACGAATCCGGCGCGCGTGGCACGGGAAGCTGCGGCCGATGCGAGCGCCGTGGAATGGACCCTGCCGGTGCTTCGCGCGGTAGCAGCAAAGGACGAAGGGATAACCGAGCTCGTCACCGCTCTCGACAGGCATTTCGAGTATCTTCAGAAAAGCGGCGCCCTGGTGGAGCGACGGCGCCGGCGGTTGATGGAGCGCGTCGTGGACGCGGTGGAGCGACGGATGCACCAGCGGCTATGGCGCGACGGCGAGGCGAACGAATGGATCGGCGCCCGGATCCCGCAGCTCGAGTCAGGCGCGACGACGCCGTACTCCGTCGCTGATGAGCTCCTCGCAGAGCATGGACACCTCGTAACGCGGACGGACGATTGA
- a CDS encoding methylmalonyl-CoA mutase family protein: protein MTSIDSRRSTEFTELESAKKEVERLRAEIAEWKRKYDAAPKRDIAFTNSAHEVAPVYTALDVSHEDSVNLGAPGVYPYTRGIHPTGYRGKLWTMRQFAGFGSARDTNERYKFLLAHGQTGLSVAFDFPTLMGYDSDHPRSEGEVGKCGVAISSLADMEVLFDGIPLDKVSTSMTINGPAVILYCFYIAAAEKQGVNPAALRGTIQNDILKEYMAQHAWCFPIEPALRLIVDCFAWSAEHVPQWNTISISGYHIREAGATAAQELAFTLADGFTYVERGIARGLDVDTFAPRLSFFWDIHNDFFEEIAKLRAARRIWARHMRERYGAKDPRSLVMRFHSQTAGVTLTAQQPMNNIVRVAYQAMAAVLGGTQSLHTNSMDETLALPTEESVQVALRTQQLLAYESGVPNVIDPLGGSYYVEALTSELEDEAESLFAQIEEIGGVVRGLETGWLQRRIAESAARQQWEIEQHRRVIVGVNDFVTDEPELTIPLLKIGDTEAEQRERLSSLRSTRDNERVARALAALRSAAASDENMMPHILEAARAYCTLYEIRAAMEDVFGAYREPVFF, encoded by the coding sequence TTGACTTCAATAGATAGCCGGCGGAGCACGGAGTTCACGGAGCTCGAAAGCGCGAAGAAGGAAGTCGAGCGCCTGCGCGCTGAGATCGCCGAATGGAAGCGGAAGTACGACGCCGCGCCGAAGCGCGATATTGCCTTCACCAATTCGGCTCATGAAGTAGCGCCGGTGTACACGGCTCTCGACGTCTCGCATGAAGATTCCGTAAACCTCGGCGCGCCCGGCGTCTATCCGTACACGCGCGGCATTCATCCCACAGGCTACCGCGGAAAGCTGTGGACCATGCGGCAGTTCGCCGGCTTTGGCAGTGCACGCGACACGAACGAGCGCTACAAGTTTCTTCTCGCTCACGGGCAGACGGGGTTGTCCGTCGCGTTCGATTTCCCGACGCTCATGGGTTACGACTCGGATCACCCGCGCTCCGAGGGCGAAGTCGGAAAGTGTGGCGTAGCGATCTCGAGCCTCGCCGACATGGAGGTTCTGTTCGACGGCATTCCGCTCGACAAGGTGTCGACGTCGATGACGATCAACGGACCGGCCGTGATTCTCTACTGCTTCTACATTGCCGCGGCCGAGAAGCAGGGCGTGAATCCGGCTGCGCTCCGGGGGACGATTCAGAACGACATCCTCAAGGAGTACATGGCGCAGCACGCCTGGTGCTTCCCGATCGAGCCGGCGCTGAGGCTGATCGTCGATTGCTTCGCGTGGTCTGCCGAGCATGTCCCGCAATGGAATACCATCTCCATCTCCGGTTACCATATCCGTGAGGCAGGCGCTACCGCCGCTCAGGAGCTCGCGTTCACTCTGGCGGACGGATTCACGTACGTCGAGCGGGGAATAGCGCGAGGCCTCGACGTCGATACATTCGCGCCGCGCCTCTCGTTCTTCTGGGACATCCACAATGATTTCTTCGAGGAGATCGCGAAGCTGCGCGCGGCCCGGCGCATCTGGGCGCGGCACATGCGCGAGCGCTACGGCGCAAAGGATCCTCGCTCGCTCGTCATGCGATTTCATTCGCAGACCGCCGGAGTCACACTGACGGCCCAGCAGCCAATGAACAACATCGTGCGCGTCGCGTACCAGGCGATGGCCGCAGTGCTCGGCGGAACTCAGTCGCTGCACACGAACTCGATGGATGAGACGCTCGCGCTCCCGACAGAGGAGTCAGTCCAGGTCGCGCTCAGAACCCAGCAGCTCCTCGCTTACGAGAGCGGAGTTCCGAACGTCATCGATCCACTCGGCGGCTCGTACTATGTCGAGGCGCTTACGTCGGAGCTCGAGGATGAAGCGGAGTCACTCTTCGCTCAGATCGAAGAGATCGGCGGCGTGGTGCGTGGACTAGAGACGGGCTGGCTGCAACGTCGGATTGCCGAGTCCGCAGCGCGCCAGCAGTGGGAGATCGAGCAGCACCGTCGCGTAATTGTCGGCGTCAACGACTTCGTCACCGACGAGCCCGAGCTCACGATCCCGCTGCTGAAGATTGGCGACACCGAAGCAGAGCAACGAGAGCGGTTGAGCAGCCTGCGCTCGACGAGGGACAACGAAAGGGTCGCCAGAGCGCTCGCAGCGCTGCGCAGTGCTGCGGCATCGGATGAGAACATGATGCCGCACATTCTCGAGGCTGCACGCGCGTACTGTACCCTGTACGAGATTCGCGCGGCGATGGAGGATGTGTTCGGAGCTTACCGGGAGCCGGTGTTCTTCTGA
- a CDS encoding methyltransferase domain-containing protein: protein MRRRAEWWESYFDSQYLKEYEPVFDPVRDRTEARRLIEVLGLPVDSRVLDAPCGQGRHAHLLAEAGFRVDGIDFSRELLAIAAKRGMSESLRYRRADMRKLPASWSGRYDAVVNLYTSFGFFDNPADDARVIAEFSRVLKPEGTLVWQGASRDGVMSRFLSRDWWETRDGSMVGQERSFDPLSGVLRIESTLRRKNGRTSRREHRIRLYTATRLAELCAREGLIVEEAFDGFSERPLTRRSGEMLLIARKR from the coding sequence CTGAGGCGCCGCGCCGAGTGGTGGGAAAGCTATTTCGATTCGCAGTATCTCAAGGAATACGAGCCGGTATTTGATCCGGTCCGCGATCGCACAGAAGCACGCCGGCTCATCGAGGTTCTCGGACTCCCTGTCGATTCACGCGTGCTCGATGCACCGTGCGGGCAAGGGCGGCACGCGCACCTCCTCGCCGAAGCCGGTTTCCGGGTGGACGGCATCGACTTCTCGCGCGAGCTCCTTGCCATCGCGGCGAAACGCGGAATGAGCGAATCGCTGCGCTATCGCCGCGCGGATATGCGCAAGCTTCCCGCGAGCTGGAGCGGCCGTTACGACGCGGTCGTCAATCTTTACACTTCGTTTGGCTTCTTCGACAACCCAGCGGACGACGCGCGCGTGATCGCTGAATTCTCACGCGTCTTGAAGCCCGAAGGCACTCTTGTGTGGCAGGGCGCGAGCAGAGACGGTGTGATGTCGCGATTCCTGTCTCGCGACTGGTGGGAGACCCGCGACGGCTCGATGGTCGGCCAGGAGCGGTCGTTCGATCCGCTGTCAGGAGTCTTGCGAATAGAATCCACGCTGCGGCGAAAGAACGGCAGAACTTCGCGCCGCGAGCACCGCATCAGGCTCTACACCGCGACACGACTGGCCGAGCTCTGCGCGCGTGAAGGGTTGATCGTCGAAGAGGCATTCGACGGGTTCAGCGAGCGGCCGTTGACGCGACGATCGGGTGAAATGCTGCTCATTGCGCGCA